The Gemmatimonadaceae bacterium genome contains the following window.
CGGCAGCGGTTGTAGCGCGCTCGACCATTCGCGACGCGCGAGTTCGCGCAGGCGACGCTTGAGGCGGTTGCGTGCGACCGCACTCTGCTTGTGGCGCGGCACGATGATGCCGATGCGATGCGCACGAAGAAGGGAAGCGAGTACCCGAACCTCGAGCAGCGCGGTTCGGACTCGCTTCCCTTCGCGGCGGACCAGCTCGAGGTCGGCCGTGCGCGTCAGCCGCTGAGGCGACGCCACGCGGCGTGGATCCTCAGACGCCCGCGTACTTCGACGGGAGCTTCACCGTCAAGCGCTTGCGGCCCTTCTTGCGGCGCCGGCTGAGCACTTCACGCCCCCACTTGGTTTCCATGCGCGCGCGGAATCCGTGCGTCTTGATACGACGCTTATTGCGCGGGCGATACGTCGGCTTCCCCATCGTTGCTCCAAAAAGGCTGAAATCACATCGCGGACAGACCGCTAAACGTAGTCCGGCTCTAGGGTTACGTCAACGGGCGAACCATCTGGGCAGCACTGGTTTGGAGTCACGAGCGTTGACTTATCCACAGGCGGGGGGTAGGTTCGCGTCCCTTCGGATTTCCACAATCGGCTCGCTCCTGCCCTGATGTCTTTATCCCCCACCGATGTGTGGTCGCGCCTGCTGGATCGCGCGCGAACAGAACTGCCGGATCACATAGTTGAGACCTGGTTGTCACCCCTCACCCCGGCGGAGTTCTCCGGCGAGGCGCTGACCCTGAATGCACCCGACCAGTTTTCGGTCGAGTGGAACGAGCGCAAGCACCAGGCGCTGCTCGAGTCGCTGGCTCCGGTGGCGCTTGGGCAGCCATTGAAGATTGCGCTGCGCGTGCAGCAGGAGCGCTTGCAGCGCAGCCAGATGGACCTTTTCGTGCCAGAAAGAGGACAGGAAAGAGCCACCATAGAGCCAGAAAAGGCGCCTGAGAACGTCACGCTCAGCTCGCTGAACGACCGCTACTCCTTCGACACCTTCGTCATCGGCAAGTCCAACGACCTCGCCGCTGCCGCCGCGATGGCCGTCGCCCAGGCCCCAGGGAAGACCTACAACCCGCTCTTCTTCTACGGACCCACTGGGCTGGGCAAGACGCACCTGATGCAGGCCATCGCGCACGACATCCTCAAGCGCGCCCCGCAGACCCGCGTCACCTACATCACGACCGAGCAGTTCACCAACGACGTCATCACGTCCATCGGCAAGGGCGCGATGCACGACTTTCGCCGGCGCTATCGCGAGACGGATCTCTTCCTCGTCGACGACGTGCACTTCATTGGCGGCAAGAACTCCACACAGGAAGAGTTCTTCCACACCTTCAATGCGCTCTACGAGGCCGGCCGCCAGATCGTGCTGACCTCGGACCGCCCGCCCTCCGAGATCCCGAAGCTCGAGGCGCGCCTCGCGTCGCGATTCGCCTGGGGCATGGTGGCCGACATCGGCCAGCCAGATCTCGAGCACCGCATCGCCATCCTGCGTCGCAAGGCGGAACAGGATCACCTCGAGCACACGATCCCCGATGACGTACTGCACTTCATCGCAGACCACGTGCAGTCGAACGTGCGCGAGCTCGAGGGCTCGATCATCAAGCTGCTGGCCTACGCGTCACTCAAGCACCGCGTCGTGACCGTGGACCTGGCCCGCGAAGCGCTGCGCGACAAGCTGCGCGCGCCGGACGGTCCGCCGGTGCGCCCCGAGCGCCAGAGCCGCATGGCCCTGATTCAGCAGCGCGTCGCCTCCGAGTGGGGAGTCACGGTCGAAGGGCTGCAATCGAAAACCCGCACCAAGACCCTGACCATTCCCCGCCAGGTCGCCATGTACCTGGCCCGGGAGATCCTCGGTCTGCAGCTCGTCGAAATCGGCCAGGCCTTCGGTGGGCGAGACCACTCCACGGTCATCCACTCGCTCGAGCGCGTGGCCGAGACAATGAAGGAAAGCGCAGAGTTCAGAAATCGTGTGGACCGCGTGAGGGAAACTGTCCGGCACTCCACATAGTCCACGGCCATCCACACGCAGCAGCACTCCAAACAGCGATTCCCCCGCCCGTCCACGCAGCATCCGCACGCAACCCACGTGAACGACGCACGCGAAACGATGATGCGACAAGCACTTTCGCGGTTCGTCCACAATCCACACCTTTCTACTACTTCTACTAGTAAAGAAATTCAGTAGAGAGTAACAGCAGCTCCGCGCGCCCATCCACACCCGCTCCCACGCCAGATGCGTTTCACCATCACTCGCGAGAAGCTCCAGGAAGGCCTCGCTGCCGTCACACCCGCCGTCCCCAACAAGACGACGCTGCCGGTGTTGGCCAACCTTCTGGTGCAGACCACGGACAAGGGCATTCGGATCTCGGGCACCGACCTCGACATCGCGGTCAGCACCGAAGTGACCGCTGACGTCGAGAGCGCGGGCGCCATCACGATCCCTGCTCGCAAGCTTTCCGAAATCGCCCGCGAGTTGCCGCCCTCACCGGTGCGCATCTCGACCACGGGGGATCAGCGCATCACGCTCGAGTGCGGTCGCTCGAAGTTCAAGTTGCTTGGACTCCCGAAGTCCGAGTTCCCAAGCTTCCCGGCCGTGCAGTTCGACAAGGCGGTGCGCATTCCCTCTGGAGATCTCCAGAAGCTCATTGGCCACACGGCCTTCGCCGCCAGCACGGAGGAGAGCCGTCCGATCCTCAACGGCGTGCTTTGGGAACTGCGCAGCGACCTGATGCGGATGGTCGCCACGAATGGCCACCGCCTGGCGAAGATGGAGATCCCGGTGCGGGGCGGACAGAAGGCAGATCTCATCATTCCGCCCAAGGCCCTCGAGCAGATTCGTCGCCTCTTCCCCGCCGAGGAGGAGCTGGAGGTGGCGCAGGGCGAAAACCACCTGGGATTTCGCTCGCCGTTCACGTCGGTCTACACGCGCCTCATCGAGGGACCGTATCCCGGCTACGAGCAGGTCATCCCGAAGGACAACGACAAGTACGCCATCCTCGACCGCGCGGCGTTCACCAGCACGCTGAAGCGCATGAGCGTGGTCGCCTCCGACCAGACGCACCGCATCCGGCTGTCCTTCAATGCCGGCATGCTCAAGTTCTCGGTCTCGACCCCGGACCTCGGCGAGGCCCAGGACGAGTTGCCGATCCGCTACGACGGCGATCCGCTCGACATCGGATTCAACGCGGCCTACCTGCTCGAGATCCTGCGCTACATGCCCACCGACGAGGTGCGCATGACCTTCCGTGCGCCGGAACGCGCGTCAACGGTCGAGCCCGAAGGCTGGTCGGAGCCAGGCAAGTATCTCTGCCTCCTGATGCCGCTGCGCCTGGTCGATTGACCTGCGAGTCTAGGCGCCTGCGCTGAGCACGCCGGGCGCCGCCGCGCCGACAGCGGCTACTGCGGCTCTGAAATCTCGATGGCGCTCGTCTGCAGGAGCTGCTGCTGGCGGCGCCGGCCGTCCATCCGCACGTGCAGGACCGAGCGCCCCTCCGCCGCCACGATTGCACCGCCGTCGAGCGAGACCAGGAGGGCCATCTCGCCCTCGCCTTCACCCGTCAGGGTGATGCGTTCGCCGAACTGCAGGCCTTCGCCGCGCAGCGTCGTGCTCGTGCGGCGGCGCAGGAACAGCACAAGCGCCCCCGCGCGCTCCGCCGCGCTGTCCGCGACGAAGCGCCGCACGGTTTCAACGTTCAACGGGATGCCGTCGCGGCACATCACGTAGCGCGACGAGTCCTGCCAGGCCTGACCTGGCTCAAGCCGCAGCGGGAGGGCCATCCACGCCTCGCGGAAACCCTGCACGACGGTCGCGTGCAAGTCCGTGCAGCTCGCTCCGTCTGGCGTGCGGAAACGCGGCATTTCGCCGGGCACCTGCTCAGCAACAAATGAGAACGGCAGCGAGATCCCCTGCGGGCGCTGCCACTGCGTCAGCGGCGGCACGCGTATCTCGAACTGCGTGACCATCCCCGCCAGCCTGGCCGGCAGGGCATCCGGCACGTCACCCCAAGCCACCTCAAGTGTGCTCTCGAGCGAATCGCGCCGCGCGGTAGAGTCCAGGCGCGACACCAGCTCGGCGGAGATCCGAATGCGCTGGCTGCGACGGCGTCCCGGCTCGCGAATCTCCCACGGTGGCGCGGACGGATCACGAACCATCGGGACCCGCGACGTCTCAGGCGGGCGCGGCGTGCCGGCGCTGCCCGCACAGGCCGCCACGAGCGTCAGCAGCACAGCGGGCAACAGCCGCGGGCAAAACGAAAGGCGTGGGGGCATAGGACGCACGATAACGCACGACGGCAGGTGGTGGGGATTCGACCCCAGCCACCTGCCGCCGTTCCTGCGTGGGCCCCGCCTGTAAGCCGGGTTCTGTCGGTGCCTCGCGACACCGGACGATCATTTCTCTCGGCGCACGGTCGCCCGTGTGCTCTAGCAGCCAACCCGCGGCGTCTTCATCGCTGAGGACTGCAACTCGCCGCTTATTTGGCCTTGCTCCCGCTGGGGTTTGCCGTGCCGTCCCCGTTGCCGTGGACGCGGTGGGCTCTTACCCCACCGTTTCACCCTTACCGGCGCCGAAGCGCCGGCGGTCTGTTTTCTGTGGCACTGTCCGTCGCGCATCGGGGTGTGCCCGGTGCGCGCCCAGGCGTTACCTGGCAGCGTGTCCAAGGAGCCCGGACTTTCCTCGGCGCATCGAAAACCTGCGACGCGATCGTCCGGCGGGACCACGCATTCAATATAGCGGTCCCCGGGAAGGTGACGACCTGCAATGGGGCGCTGTGCCGCGATGACGGGAGCGTGACCGTTAGGCGCGAAGCTGCCCGCGTTCTGCGTGCCGGGCGCGTTCCCACCCCCGTCGTCGAGGTCGCCATGTCCGCTTCGCTGCCTGCCCTCCAGGCCCCCGTCGTCACCGTGCTTGACCCCGATGAGCGCGCCCGCGTGGACGCCGCCGGCGAAGGCCTCTACCACACCATCCACCGCGAGAATCTCGCCGACGCCATCGCCGACCTGAAGCACCGTCGTGTCGGTGCGGTGCTCCTGGGTGTTGTGCGCTGCGGTCATCAGGTGGATCGGCGCATCGCCTCCGTGGTGCGCGAGTTTCCGACCGTGCCTACGGTGGCCCTGCTCGGCACCCAACCGCCAAGCGCCGAGGCGCTGCTGCGGATTGGAAATGCAGGGGTCACGCGACTGGTGGACGTACGCGTGCCGGCCGGCTGGAGCCAGCTGCGCCGCATCCTCGCGAGCGAAGCGGCCCGTGGCGCCGACCAGTCCGCGCTGGCTCGCGTGCGCACGGAACTCGCGCCGATTCCAGACGACACTTGGCAGTTCTTCGAGGCGCTGTTCGCGGCCAGCGAACGCAGCGGAACCGTGCAGGATCTTTCACTGCGCCTGCAGGTGCTGCCGAGCACGCTGATGAGCCGCTTCTTCCGCGCGCGCCTTCCCGCACCGAAGCGCTACCTCGCCTACGCGCGACTGCTGCGCGCCGCGCGGCTCTTCGAGGATTCCGGGCATTCGATCGCCGACGTGGCCAACGCGCTGGACTTCTCGTCGCCGCAGTCGTTCGGCCGTCACATCCAGACTTTCCTCGGCATCAGCGCCGGCGAGTTCCGGCGCACCCACGGCGCCGACCGAATGTTGGAACGCTTCCTCGACGAGTTGATCCGGCCGCACCGCGAGAGCCTGCGCCGCCTACGGGCCATCGTCATCAAGCCGGGCATGCGGGCACTCCCGCCAACGCTCGCAGGTCGCGGCCCGGCCTTTCACACGAGGCGCCCGTGAGCCGCCGGCCCAAAGGCCCTCCGCGGCCCGCGCTGCACTACATCCTCGCGGTGATCTCCGCGGCGCGCACGAGGGCTTCGACCGCCACCCCCGTGGCTTCGATGGCTTCGCGTCCGCCTTCCTCGCGGTCCACCACCGCGAGGACCCCAACAACCTGGGCGCCGGCCGCGCGCACCGCCTCGACCGCCTTGAGCGCGGAGCCGCCGGTCGTGATCACGTCCTCGATGACAACGACGCGGTCGGTTGCCTCGAAGGCGCCCTCGATCAGCTTGCCCGTGCCGTGTGTTTTGGCTTCCTTCCGCACCGTGAAGGCGCGCAGGGGCGTGCCGGCCACCTGGCTCGCGTAGGCAATGGCGTAGCTCACGGGGTCGGCACCAAGGGTGAGGCCGCCGACGGAGTCGGCCCGCCAGCCGCGCGCGCCAATGGCGGCGAGTCCAAGCGGGCCGATGGACGTCAGCCCCTCGGGATGCATCGTCGTCGGACGGCAGTCGATGTAGAGGTCGGACTGGCGGCCGGAGGCCAGCGTGAAGGAGCCACGGCGCGCGCTGCGCGTCGCGAGGAGGTCGAGCAGGCGGGTGCGGAGGTCCATGGCGGGAGCCTACGTGGATGGCGGTGGTGGGTCAATGAGGCGGCACGCATGCTGCTGACCTGGGGCGTCGGTCTCGCGGCCGTGGTCGGTGCCGTCGCGTTCGTCGTCTACGAGCGCGCGCGTCGCCGACGCCTGCGCGAGCGGAGCTTGGAGCTCGAACACCTCTCGTTCGAGCTGGCGCGCGCGAACCGCGCCAAGTCCGAGTTCCTCGCCAACGTGTCGCACGAACTGCGCACGCCGCTGGCCGCGATCGTCGGGTTCGTGGACCTGCTGCGCGACGGCTCGTACGGCGAGCTCGGACCGCGCATGGTCGGTCCTGTCGAGCGGATCGCGGTGTCCGCCGAGCACCTGCAGGGGTTGGTGGACCAGATCCTCGACCTCGCGCGCCTCTCGGCGGGACGGCTCGAGCTCCAGCGTGAGCCCCTGTCGCTGCGTGCCTTCGTGATCGACGTGGTGAGCGAGGTCGAGCCGCTGATCATCGAGAAGGGCCTGGCACTCTCCATCCAGGTGCCGGCCTCGCTGCCGCGGCTGAGTACCGACCCGACGCACCTGCGCCAGATCCTCGTCAACCTGCTTGGCAACGCCATCAAGTTCACGGCGCAGGGGTCCATCGCGGTGCGCGCGGCGTTGGTTGCTGACCCCGCGCGTGCGTTCGAGGGGCGTGCCGTGCAGCAGCGGCCCATGCTCGCGGTGGGCGGGACTTGGATTGCGCTGCAGGTAGCGGACAGCGGCATCGGGATCGCCGAGAAGGATCAACAGCGGATTTTCGATGAGTTCGAGCAGGTGGATCCCGGCTCGCGGGCGGATTCGCCGCGGCGCGGGACTGGGCTCGGCCTCACCATCACGCGGCGACTCGCGCGACTGCTCGACGGCGACATCACGGTCGAGAGCACGCCGGGGCGCGGAAGCACCTTCACCTGTTGGCTACCCGTAGAGTCGACGCCGCGCTAGACGCTGCCGCGGTGGTGCAGCGGCGCCGGGCGCGCGAGGACTAGCGGCCGAACAGCCCCTTCACGCGCGAGATCAATCGCGCCGACGGGCTTTCTGCTGGGAAGGGGTCCGTCAGCGACTCGGCCAGCGCGTCGGCGAAAGCCACGACGTCGGCGTAGCGGTCCTTGGGCAGCTTGGCGAGGCCCCGCATCACGACCGCCTCGACGCCCTCCGAGTACTGGAGTTCGCCCTTCGCCTTGTTGAGCGCAATCGGTGGCTGCGACAGCAGCTGCGTGAACATGTCGCGCGGACTGCGGGCCGTGTACGGCAGCGTACCCGTCAGAAACAGGTATGACATCGTCGCCAGCGAGTACTGGTCCGCGGCGGGCGACACGATCTCGCCGGAGAGGGCCTCCGGGGCCACGTACATCAGGGTGCCGACGAAGAATCCGGCGCGCGTGAGGCGCTGGTCGGGCGTCGTGTCCGTCGACGTCGCGATGCCGAAGTCGAGCAGCTTCACCGTGCGGCTGTCGTGATCGTACATCACGTTATCGGGCTTCAGGTCGCGATGCACGATGCCGGCGCTGTGCGCGGCAAACACTGCGCTCGCGATCTGGCGCACGACGCTGGCGACCTCGTCGGGCGGAAACGGCGCGTGCCGCTTCGCGTAGGTCTCGAGCAGCTCACCGGCCGCCCATTCGATGACCAGGAACGGCAGCCCGTTCTCCTCGCCGGTCTGTAGCGTGCGGATGACGTTCGGGTGCGTGACCCGCGTGCCGAAGTTCGCCTCGCGCGTGAAGCGGGCGATGGCCGTGCGGTCCTGGCGTAGCTTCTCGCGCAGGACCTTGAAGGCCACGGTGCCGTGCTCGGGGTGGCTGGCCCGATACACGGTAGCAGTGCCGCCCTCACCCACGCGATCCAGCAGGGTATAGCCGGCAATGGTGGTTCCCACGAGGGCGTCTCGCATATGGCGAGCGAAGCTACCGAGCGGACCAAGGGGGTGCAAGCGATTTCCGCGACCCTCTCCGTGACCCCGGTGTAGATTACGCCTCTGAACCACCTTTGACCCGAACCACCGCGCCCGTGTCCTGCTCGTGCCCTTCGCGCCGCCTGGTCCTGTTGGCGCTGCTCAGTCTTGTCGCCGCGGGTTGCTCCTCTCGGACCCAGGAAGCGCGCATGCCGGCGCCGGCCGGCCCGGGCCTGCAGCGCGACACGCGCAACATCTCGTTCGATCCGGCGCCCCTCTACCGGCAGATGGGGATGATTGCCCGCGGGCTTCCATTTCCCATCGTGGCGCGGGTCGGATATCTCGCGACGTCGCAGCCAGACAGCACCCATGTGCTGCTGGCGCTTTCGTTCTCGGCCACGTCGCTGAGCTTCTCGCGTGAGGCCGACAACCGCTACCGCGCGAACTACAGCGTGAGCATCGGTTTCAGCCGCGACGGCCGGCGGGTCAAGACGGTCGAGACCACCGAGTCCGTGTTGGTTGGCTCCTACCGCGAGACGGGGCGGACGGACGAAAACCTCCTGTTTCAGGAAATCGTGGATCTCCCGCCAGGGCCGTACACGCTGAACCTGGCCATCCGGGATCTCGCGAGTCAGCGTGGCATCGAGGAGATCGTCGAGATGACGGTTCCGAGCTACGCCGCCGGCGGCCTCTCGACGCCGATCCCGATCATCCAGGTCTTGCCGCGAGTCGTACGGGACTCACTGCCGTTCATCCTGCTCCAGCCGCGCGCGACGGCCGTCTTCGGTCGCGATAGCGTGCTGCCGCTCTACGTGGAGTCGTATAACGAGGGCGATGACGCGCTCCTGCTTCTCGCGCGCAACGAGAACGGCCGGCTGATGTGGTCGGACGCCGTGAGCATCCAGCCAATGAACGGATTCTCCGCCGGCATCATCGAGGTGCCGGTCTCGCGACTGGGCATTGGGGTTTCGCAGCTATCGCTCGTGCGCGAGGCGGGCCGCGACACCACCAGCGCCTACGTGTTCGTCGGCTTCGGCGACGAACTGCCGGTGGCCCGCTTCGACGACATGCTGCAGTTCCTGCGCTACTTCGCCACGCAGTCCCGGCTCGACGCGATGCGTCAGGCGCCGGAAGAGGACCGCCCTGCAGCCTGGGCGCGCTTCCTGGCAGAGACGGACTCGCAGCCGAACACCACCGTCCACGAGGACCTGCGGGACTACTTCTCGCGACTGGTGCGCGCCAACGGTCGGTTCACCGAGGAAGGCCTGACAGGCTGGATGACGGATCGCGGGAAGGTCTTCGTGGTGCTCGGGGAACCGGACCAAATCCTCGAGCCGACCTTTACTGACTACTCGCGCAACCGGCAGCAGCTGTGGGAGTATCGCAATCTTGGCCTCCAGCTTGTGTTCTACGATCAGACCGGGTCGGGCCTGTGGCGACTGACGCAGAGCAGCGAAGTCCGCTTCGAGAACGAGTTCCGGCGTCGGCTACGCTAGCCGCCGGCGCGGCTTCGCCGGAGAGCACCACGCCGCTGCGCGCCGAGCTCGCGCGCAAGGCGATCCACCTTGGCACGGCCGCGCTCCCCGTCGGATGGGCCTTCGGGTGGATCGACACCGCGACCCTCCGCATGCTGCTCTCGGCGGCGCTCGCCGTCGCAATCTGCGTCGAGCTCGCCCGATTCAGGCTGCCTCGCCTTGAAGCGGCATTCACCCGAGCAGTCGGCGGGCTCCTGCGCGGAAGGGAGCAGCGAGAGCTTACGGGGGCGACCTGGCTTGCGGCCGCCATGTGCCTCGTCGTCTGGGCCGTCCCGATGCGCAGCGCGCTCGTCGCGCTGTGGGCTGCTGCGGTCGGCGATGCCAGCGGCGCACTTGTTGGTCGCAGTGTCCAGGCCTGGCGTGGAAGGGGCGCGGGCAAGTCGCTGACGGGAACTCTCGCGGTCGGCGTGGCCACCGCCGCCGGCGCGCTGTGGCTCGCGGGGCTCACTCCCGCGATAGCCGCCGTGCTCGGAGCGGTCGCAGCAGTGGCCGAGCGACCGCGACGTCCGCTCGACGACAACCTGCGAGTCGCGCTCGCCGTGGCGCTTGCGGCGATGCTCGTGGGCGTGGGCTAGCTTTCGGCCATGAGTACGCCAGGGCGCCCACGACTCTATCTGATTGACGGCTACGCACTGATCTTCCGCGCCTTCCACGCCCTTGGTGGCGGCGCGCCGCTGCGCAATGCGCGCGGCGAGAACACCGGGATGATCAAGGGCGTCAGCGAGTTCATTCGCCGCCTCATCGAGAAGCACAAGCCCGAGTACCTCGGCTGGGTCAGTGACGCAGGTTCCTCGGGCCGAGAGGAGATGCTCGAGAGCTACAAGGCGAATCGCGTCGCGCTCCCCGACGAGGAGCAACAGGACTTCGACACCGGTGTGGAGCGCGTGCAGGAGCTGCTCGCGGCTTATCGCATCCCGACGCTTGAGCTCGAAGGCTTTGAGGCCGACGACGTCATTGCCACACTCGCACCGCAAGGGGTCGCGGCGGGACTCGAGGTCTGCGTGGTCTCCGGCGACAAGGACCTTCTGCAGATGGTGAAGCCGAGCGTGTGGGTGCTGAATCCCTGGCACGGTCCGCCAGGCCGCACGACCGAGAAATGGTACGGCGTCGAGAATGCACACGAGCGACTGGGTGTGCCGCCCGAGCGCGTGGTCGACTATCTCGCGCTCGTCGGCGACACGGCGGACAACGTGCCCGGCGTGAAGGGCATCGGCGACAAGGGCGCACTGGCCTTGATCGAGCGCTGGGGCACGGTCGAGGAGATGCTCGCGCATGTCGATGAGGTGGAGCCGACCCGCGCGCGGAACGCACTGCTCAAACACGCCGACGATGCGCGGCTCTCCAAGCAGCTCGTCACGCTGCAGGAGAACCTCGCGATTGCGCTCGATCTCGAACAACTGAAGCTCGACACGCCCGACTGGGCCACGCTGCGCGACTTGTTCATCGAGCTGGAGTTCAATACGCAGGCGCGCGCCGCCGCGGTGCAGGCGGAGGCGCAGGGCGCGCCACCGGCCGCCGCGACCGAACCATCCGATGCAGACGCGCATATGGTCAGCGCGCGCAAGGCGCGCGCGGCGGTACCCGGAACGCCTGAAGCCGTCGAGACCAACTACCGCGTGGCGGATTCGGTCGGGCTGGTGATGGAGATGATCGCCGAGGCGCGCGCGGCAGGGATGATCGCGGTGGACACCGAGACCGTGCTCGATGCCGGCGCGCCGCCGATCATCACGCCACTGCGCGCCAACCTGGTCGCCATCTCCGTAGGGACGGCGCCGGGGCGCGCCTGGTACCTGCCCTTCGCGCACCGTGAACCCGGCAGTGCGCAGGGCGGCCTAGCGCTCGGTGATTCACCGGCACCGCCCAAGCCGCGCGCGTCGAGCGCGCCCGCGTCCATCGCCGCACGACTGCTCGCCGAGGGACCGCATCCGGTGGTGAACCTGCCGGCGCTGCACAGCGACGAGATGGAGCCGCTGCGCGCGTTGCTCGAGGATCCGACGGTCCGCAAGACCGCGCACAACGCGAAGTACGACCTGCTCGTGCTGCGCCGCGCGGGCATCACGCTGCGCGGCCTCGACTTCGATTCGATGCTCGCCAGCTACGTGCTCGACCCCGGCCGCCGCTCGCACGCCATCGATGCGCTGGCCGTCGAGTTCCTCGGCGTCGCAATGACCGGATACGACGAGCTCTGCGGCAAGGGCAAGCAGGAGATCCCGTACGCCGAGGTGCCGATCACGGCGGCGCGCGACTACTCCTGCGCCGACAGCGATATCGCCCTGCGCCTGCGCGCCCTGCTTGAGCCGCGGCTCGCCCAGCAGAAGGTCGAGTCCCTGCTGCGTGAGATCGAGCTGCCGCTGGTCGCCGTGCTCGCCGAGATGGAATGGACGGGCGTCACCATCGACGTGCCGTGGTTCCACTCGCTCAAGTCGCGCTTCGAGGCGGCCCGCCTGGAGCTTGAGAAGCAGATCCACGCGGAAGCCGGCGAAGAGTTCAACATCAACAGCAATCCGCAGCTTCGCGTCATCCTGTTCGAGAAGCTCGGCCTGCCGATCAAGAAGAAGACCGCCACCGGCCCGAGCACCGATGCCAGCGTCCTGCAGGAACTCGCGGACGAGGGCCACTTGCTGCCGACGCTCCTGATGGAGTATCGCGAGCTCTCGAAGCTCGAGAACACCTATCTCGATACGCTGCCGGCGCTGGTAAACCCGCACACCGGTCGGCTGCACACCTCGTTCAACCAGACGGTGGCGAGCACTGGCCGGCTCTCGAGCAGCGACCCGAACCTCCAGAACATCCCCATCCGCCGTGAGCTCGGAAAGGACATCCGCCGCGGATTCATTCCGCGCGAGGGCTGGCGCTTCCTGGCCGCGGACTATTCGCAGATCGAGCTGCGTCTGCTCGCGCATCTCTCGGGCG
Protein-coding sequences here:
- the pyrE gene encoding orotate phosphoribosyltransferase yields the protein MDLRTRLLDLLATRSARRGSFTLASGRQSDLYIDCRPTTMHPEGLTSIGPLGLAAIGARGWRADSVGGLTLGADPVSYAIAYASQVAGTPLRAFTVRKEAKTHGTGKLIEGAFEATDRVVVIEDVITTGGSALKAVEAVRAAGAQVVGVLAVVDREEGGREAIEATGVAVEALVRAAEITARM
- the dnaA gene encoding chromosomal replication initiator protein DnaA, with protein sequence MSLSPTDVWSRLLDRARTELPDHIVETWLSPLTPAEFSGEALTLNAPDQFSVEWNERKHQALLESLAPVALGQPLKIALRVQQERLQRSQMDLFVPERGQERATIEPEKAPENVTLSSLNDRYSFDTFVIGKSNDLAAAAAMAVAQAPGKTYNPLFFYGPTGLGKTHLMQAIAHDILKRAPQTRVTYITTEQFTNDVITSIGKGAMHDFRRRYRETDLFLVDDVHFIGGKNSTQEEFFHTFNALYEAGRQIVLTSDRPPSEIPKLEARLASRFAWGMVADIGQPDLEHRIAILRRKAEQDHLEHTIPDDVLHFIADHVQSNVRELEGSIIKLLAYASLKHRVVTVDLAREALRDKLRAPDGPPVRPERQSRMALIQQRVASEWGVTVEGLQSKTRTKTLTIPRQVAMYLAREILGLQLVEIGQAFGGRDHSTVIHSLERVAETMKESAEFRNRVDRVRETVRHST
- the dnaN gene encoding DNA polymerase III subunit beta, with the translated sequence MRFTITREKLQEGLAAVTPAVPNKTTLPVLANLLVQTTDKGIRISGTDLDIAVSTEVTADVESAGAITIPARKLSEIARELPPSPVRISTTGDQRITLECGRSKFKLLGLPKSEFPSFPAVQFDKAVRIPSGDLQKLIGHTAFAASTEESRPILNGVLWELRSDLMRMVATNGHRLAKMEIPVRGGQKADLIIPPKALEQIRRLFPAEEELEVAQGENHLGFRSPFTSVYTRLIEGPYPGYEQVIPKDNDKYAILDRAAFTSTLKRMSVVASDQTHRIRLSFNAGMLKFSVSTPDLGEAQDELPIRYDGDPLDIGFNAAYLLEILRYMPTDEVRMTFRAPERASTVEPEGWSEPGKYLCLLMPLRLVD
- the rpmH gene encoding 50S ribosomal protein L34 → MGKPTYRPRNKRRIKTHGFRARMETKWGREVLSRRRKKGRKRLTVKLPSKYAGV
- a CDS encoding helix-turn-helix domain-containing protein gives rise to the protein MSASLPALQAPVVTVLDPDERARVDAAGEGLYHTIHRENLADAIADLKHRRVGAVLLGVVRCGHQVDRRIASVVREFPTVPTVALLGTQPPSAEALLRIGNAGVTRLVDVRVPAGWSQLRRILASEAARGADQSALARVRTELAPIPDDTWQFFEALFAASERSGTVQDLSLRLQVLPSTLMSRFFRARLPAPKRYLAYARLLRAARLFEDSGHSIADVANALDFSSPQSFGRHIQTFLGISAGEFRRTHGADRMLERFLDELIRPHRESLRRLRAIVIKPGMRALPPTLAGRGPAFHTRRP
- a CDS encoding serine/threonine protein kinase — protein: MRDALVGTTIAGYTLLDRVGEGGTATVYRASHPEHGTVAFKVLREKLRQDRTAIARFTREANFGTRVTHPNVIRTLQTGEENGLPFLVIEWAAGELLETYAKRHAPFPPDEVASVVRQIASAVFAAHSAGIVHRDLKPDNVMYDHDSRTVKLLDFGIATSTDTTPDQRLTRAGFFVGTLMYVAPEALSGEIVSPAADQYSLATMSYLFLTGTLPYTARSPRDMFTQLLSQPPIALNKAKGELQYSEGVEAVVMRGLAKLPKDRYADVVAFADALAESLTDPFPAESPSARLISRVKGLFGR
- a CDS encoding GWxTD domain-containing protein; translated protein: MPAPAGPGLQRDTRNISFDPAPLYRQMGMIARGLPFPIVARVGYLATSQPDSTHVLLALSFSATSLSFSREADNRYRANYSVSIGFSRDGRRVKTVETTESVLVGSYRETGRTDENLLFQEIVDLPPGPYTLNLAIRDLASQRGIEEIVEMTVPSYAAGGLSTPIPIIQVLPRVVRDSLPFILLQPRATAVFGRDSVLPLYVESYNEGDDALLLLARNENGRLMWSDAVSIQPMNGFSAGIIEVPVSRLGIGVSQLSLVREAGRDTTSAYVFVGFGDELPVARFDDMLQFLRYFATQSRLDAMRQAPEEDRPAAWARFLAETDSQPNTTVHEDLRDYFSRLVRANGRFTEEGLTGWMTDRGKVFVVLGEPDQILEPTFTDYSRNRQQLWEYRNLGLQLVFYDQTGSGLWRLTQSSEVRFENEFRRRLR
- the rnpA gene encoding ribonuclease P protein component produces the protein MASPQRLTRTADLELVRREGKRVRTALLEVRVLASLLRAHRIGIIVPRHKQSAVARNRLKRRLRELARREWSSALQPLPPHDVVLRAAPAAYAADFTRLAREMQKLGARVAEVAA